The following coding sequences are from one Phycisphaeraceae bacterium window:
- the hflX gene encoding GTPase HflX, with protein MQDLRREQLAVEHEKAILAGCLLPGLQVNPHDPLDELRSLAETAGAVPVGELLQKRQTPDPATFMGKGKIEELKVMADAEGAEVILFENDLSPSQIGKIEKVVERKVLDRSELILDIFASRARTHEARLQVELAQLEYTYPRLKAMWTHLERIAGGSPAGIGTRGPGEQQLEIDRRIVQRKKTQLKREIAEVLARRQREVAARRQDHFTVGLVGYTNAGKSTLFNTVTEGGAYADDKLFATLSTRTRRWDLGDGDQVMLSDTVGFVRDLPHHLVASFRATLEEAIHADVLLVVLDAADPRAREQLETVNHVLDEIGATRPHRVLLLNKIDKMHSNAELLIQQAAHPDALAISARSGLGMERVIEVLREGVRGRQITTTLDLPVIDGRALSILETRATVLDRRYEGDRVQIDARLGGRLLEELRAISPGLIVLDEAGAVVPGDQGRGWGR; from the coding sequence ATGCAAGATTTACGTCGTGAACAACTCGCTGTGGAGCACGAGAAGGCGATTCTCGCTGGTTGCCTGCTCCCGGGCCTGCAGGTGAACCCGCACGACCCGCTGGATGAACTGCGATCTCTGGCGGAGACGGCGGGGGCGGTGCCGGTGGGTGAGCTGCTGCAGAAGCGGCAGACGCCCGACCCGGCGACGTTCATGGGCAAGGGGAAGATCGAGGAACTGAAGGTCATGGCGGACGCCGAGGGGGCGGAGGTGATTCTGTTCGAGAACGATCTGTCGCCTTCGCAGATCGGGAAGATCGAGAAGGTTGTCGAGCGGAAGGTGCTGGATCGGTCGGAGTTGATCCTGGATATTTTTGCCAGCCGGGCGCGGACGCACGAGGCGCGGTTGCAGGTGGAACTGGCGCAGCTCGAGTACACCTACCCGCGGCTCAAGGCGATGTGGACGCACCTCGAACGGATCGCCGGCGGGTCGCCGGCGGGGATCGGGACCCGTGGCCCGGGTGAACAGCAGCTCGAGATCGACCGGCGGATCGTGCAGCGCAAGAAGACACAGCTCAAGCGCGAGATCGCTGAGGTCTTGGCCCGGCGGCAGCGCGAGGTGGCGGCAAGGCGGCAGGACCACTTCACGGTCGGGCTCGTGGGGTACACCAATGCGGGGAAGTCGACGCTGTTCAACACGGTGACCGAGGGCGGGGCGTATGCGGACGACAAGCTGTTCGCGACGCTGAGCACGCGGACCCGGCGGTGGGACCTGGGCGATGGCGATCAGGTGATGCTGTCGGACACGGTCGGGTTTGTGCGCGACCTGCCGCACCATCTGGTGGCGTCGTTCCGAGCGACGCTGGAGGAGGCGATCCACGCCGACGTGCTGCTGGTGGTGCTGGATGCCGCGGACCCGAGGGCGCGGGAGCAGCTCGAGACGGTGAATCACGTGCTCGACGAGATCGGCGCGACGCGGCCGCATCGGGTGCTGCTGCTCAACAAGATCGACAAGATGCACAGCAACGCCGAGCTGCTGATCCAGCAGGCGGCGCACCCGGATGCGCTGGCAATCTCGGCGCGGTCGGGCTTGGGAATGGAGCGCGTCATCGAGGTGCTGCGGGAGGGTGTTCGCGGGCGTCAGATCACGACCACGCTGGACCTGCCGGTGATCGACGGGCGGGCGCTGTCGATCCTGGAGACGCGGGCGACGGTGCTCGATCGGCGGTACGAGGGCGACCGCGTGCAGATCGACGCCCGCCTCGGCGGGCGACTGCTCGAGGAGCTGCGCGCCATCAGCCCGGGACTGATTGTGCTGGACGAGGCGGGGGCGGTGGTCCCGGGAGATCAAGGGCGCGGGTGGGGGAGGTGA
- the rpmB gene encoding 50S ribosomal protein L28 — translation MPRVCQITGKRTTTGHKYTLRGKAKYLGGVGTKVTGKTKRTFKPNLQKVTALVDGVPTRIRVSTKAIKSGLIVKPVKRKYAYKPDAN, via the coding sequence ATGCCACGCGTCTGTCAGATCACCGGCAAAAGAACCACCACCGGCCACAAGTACACCCTCCGCGGTAAAGCCAAGTACCTCGGCGGCGTCGGGACCAAGGTCACCGGCAAGACCAAGCGCACCTTCAAGCCCAACCTCCAGAAGGTCACCGCCCTGGTGGATGGCGTCCCCACCCGGATCCGCGTGTCGACCAAGGCCATCAAGTCCGGCCTCATCGTCAAGCCCGTCAAGCGGAAATACGCCTACAAGCCTGACGCCAACTGA
- the dnaG gene encoding DNA primase yields the protein MDTSTTMPANTRSFTSHTGDDDKQRVLDASDIVAVVSEQLAIKPKGREYVCVCPFHDDRNPSMCVVPEKQIYHCFVCGAGGDVFSFIMRYHRLSFPEALKHLAERSGIELTGRRDRRDDGGKSLRQRVSEANQLALKFFRSRYNDETIGRTARDYAEHRGISTEMIERFELGYAPDAWDELAEAVTRKQLDREAFIAAGLIAKRDRGEGHFDRLRHRLVFPISDGLGRTVAFGGRRLREEDNPKYWNSPETELFHKSSTLYGLHQAKRAIIASKTAVIVEGYTDVIAAHQAGRENVVATLGTALTPEHVKALRRFAERIVLVFDGDEAGQRAADRAVEAFLTEEVDTAVAILPGGQDPADLLATSEGVETWDDLIARAPDALDFGLGRLAAEIDGVTTLTGRQKLAERYAEKIIRLGLDRASATRRSLITGRIGQLLGLDGQATERLLSEARRAAKPVHTPPPASDNAYVEGFDASEDAKRLAFALTGRKLRLALAAERQALACLIRHNFLFTRSLDQGRAIDESLMPGDLIDTVHRKLYALLYGALEAGGSIMLDHLLSDAAEAEDHELAGLLASLGRDIQDLGLDDPEAAERVLESAMRSWRSVATPRLDTQEEESVTADQMLRDKLERGRAATGPGRIGGQRRVTAP from the coding sequence TTGGACACCTCGACCACGATGCCCGCCAACACACGATCCTTCACATCCCACACCGGCGACGACGACAAGCAGCGCGTCCTGGATGCCAGCGACATCGTCGCCGTGGTCAGCGAACAACTCGCCATCAAGCCCAAGGGCCGCGAGTACGTCTGCGTCTGCCCGTTTCACGATGACCGCAACCCCTCCATGTGCGTTGTCCCCGAAAAGCAGATCTACCACTGCTTCGTCTGCGGCGCTGGCGGAGATGTCTTCTCGTTCATCATGCGTTACCACCGCCTGAGCTTCCCTGAGGCCCTCAAGCACCTCGCCGAACGCTCGGGGATCGAACTCACCGGCCGCAGAGATCGCCGGGACGATGGCGGCAAGTCGCTGCGTCAACGCGTGTCCGAGGCCAATCAACTGGCCCTCAAGTTCTTCCGCTCCCGCTACAACGACGAGACCATCGGCCGCACCGCCCGTGATTACGCCGAACACCGCGGCATCTCCACTGAGATGATCGAGCGCTTCGAGCTTGGCTACGCACCCGATGCCTGGGACGAGCTCGCCGAAGCCGTCACCCGTAAACAACTCGATCGTGAGGCCTTCATCGCCGCCGGCCTGATCGCCAAGCGCGATCGTGGCGAAGGCCACTTTGACCGGCTGCGCCACCGGTTGGTGTTCCCCATCTCCGATGGCCTGGGCCGCACGGTCGCCTTTGGCGGGCGACGCCTGCGCGAGGAAGACAACCCCAAGTACTGGAACAGCCCCGAGACCGAACTCTTCCACAAAAGCTCGACCCTCTACGGGCTCCATCAGGCCAAGCGGGCCATCATCGCCAGCAAAACCGCGGTCATCGTCGAGGGCTACACCGACGTGATCGCCGCCCACCAGGCCGGTCGCGAGAACGTCGTGGCCACCCTCGGCACCGCCCTGACCCCGGAGCACGTCAAAGCCCTCCGCCGCTTCGCCGAACGCATCGTCCTCGTCTTCGATGGCGACGAGGCCGGCCAGCGTGCCGCTGACCGTGCTGTCGAGGCCTTCCTCACCGAAGAGGTCGATACCGCCGTGGCCATCCTCCCTGGCGGGCAGGACCCCGCGGACCTCCTTGCCACCAGCGAAGGCGTGGAAACCTGGGACGACCTGATCGCCCGGGCTCCCGACGCCCTCGACTTCGGGCTGGGCCGGCTAGCCGCCGAGATCGACGGCGTCACCACCCTCACCGGGCGCCAGAAACTCGCCGAGCGATACGCCGAGAAAATCATCCGGCTGGGTCTCGATCGAGCCTCGGCGACCCGCCGATCCCTGATCACAGGCCGCATCGGGCAGTTGCTCGGGCTCGACGGTCAGGCGACCGAAAGGCTGCTTTCAGAGGCCAGGCGGGCAGCGAAACCGGTCCATACCCCCCCACCAGCGTCTGATAACGCTTACGTCGAGGGATTTGACGCATCTGAAGATGCTAAAAGACTGGCCTTCGCCCTAACCGGGCGTAAACTTAGACTGGCCCTAGCGGCCGAGCGGCAGGCCCTAGCATGCCTGATCCGCCACAACTTCCTGTTCACTAGGTCCTTGGATCAAGGCAGAGCGATCGATGAGTCGCTCATGCCCGGTGATCTCATCGACACGGTGCACCGGAAGCTCTACGCCCTCCTCTACGGGGCGTTGGAGGCTGGCGGATCGATCATGCTGGATCATCTGCTCTCGGACGCGGCCGAGGCCGAGGACCACGAGCTGGCAGGTTTGCTGGCTTCCCTCGGTCGAGACATCCAGGACCTGGGTCTTGACGACCCGGAGGCCGCCGAGCGCGTGCTCGAATCGGCCATGAGGTCTTGGCGGAGCGTCGCCACGCCCCGCCTCGACACACAGGAGGAAGAGAGTGTCACCGCCGATCAGATGCTCAGGGACAAGCTCGAACGAGGTCGAGCCGCAACTGGCCCAGGGCGAATTGGCGGGCAGCGTCGGGTAACGGCCCCTTAA
- the rpoD gene encoding RNA polymerase sigma factor RpoD yields the protein MLNPHLHPAVTELMACGRARGFITFDQLNALLPDEYVDQNKLAELLQRMRQESMLLIDEAQIPNSWRGTVGLVAPPQDAPGPTGADMIPQEEEAPPEGAAAAATAQPQQQQQESDSEETEEVDEATKAELEKALGEAGGKRIDDPVRMYLTQMGEISLLTRDEEIRLAKKIETTRMIFRRLVLENDYSVAQSVEILEMVDAGDLPFDRTMKISTAEEDAKGKIAARIPFNLKTIKRLLDLNREDWEQLEKPGRKSKTEILRLRLQIETRRMKMARLIEELSLRTSKIQPLLKKLTSISNKMNHLVRTLADAEKHPDRYDVEDVMVMREELVGLRSLIIEDPEDLTARVAEIRCVFDEYEQAKRDLSGGNLRLVVSIAKKYRNRGLSFLDIIQEGNTGLMRAVDKYEYKRGYKFSTYATWWIRQAITRAIADHARTIRIPVHMIETMSKLRNIAKNLLQELKREPTIEEIAEAAKMPIVEARRVMKISRHPISLDRPVGESEDSYFGDFIEDEHATNPSETATSDMLRSRIEQVLKTLTYREREIIKLRYGIGDGYTYTLEEVGRIFKVTRERVRQVEAKAIRKLQHPVRSRKLVGFLSGDENDDDMLE from the coding sequence ATGCTCAACCCACACCTACATCCCGCCGTGACCGAGCTGATGGCCTGCGGCCGAGCCCGCGGTTTCATCACGTTCGATCAGCTCAATGCGCTGCTGCCGGATGAGTACGTCGATCAGAACAAGCTCGCCGAACTGCTGCAGCGGATGCGCCAGGAAAGCATGCTGCTCATCGACGAGGCCCAGATCCCCAACAGCTGGCGCGGCACCGTCGGACTCGTGGCCCCGCCTCAGGACGCCCCCGGACCCACCGGTGCCGACATGATCCCTCAGGAGGAGGAGGCTCCCCCCGAGGGCGCCGCCGCCGCGGCAACCGCTCAGCCCCAGCAGCAACAGCAGGAGAGCGACTCCGAAGAGACCGAAGAGGTCGACGAGGCCACCAAGGCTGAACTCGAAAAAGCCCTTGGCGAAGCAGGCGGGAAGCGCATCGATGACCCGGTCCGCATGTACCTCACCCAGATGGGCGAGATCAGCCTGCTGACCCGCGACGAGGAAATCCGCCTGGCCAAGAAGATCGAGACCACCCGGATGATCTTCCGACGGCTGGTCCTCGAAAACGACTACTCGGTCGCTCAGTCCGTCGAGATCCTCGAGATGGTCGATGCCGGCGACCTGCCCTTCGACCGCACCATGAAGATTTCGACCGCTGAAGAGGACGCCAAGGGCAAGATCGCCGCACGGATCCCCTTCAACCTCAAGACCATCAAGCGGTTGCTCGACCTCAACCGCGAGGACTGGGAACAACTCGAAAAGCCCGGCCGCAAGAGCAAGACCGAGATCCTTCGCCTGCGTCTGCAGATCGAGACCCGGCGGATGAAGATGGCCCGCCTCATCGAAGAGCTCTCGCTGCGGACCTCCAAGATCCAGCCGCTCCTCAAGAAGCTCACCTCGATCTCCAACAAGATGAACCACCTGGTCCGGACCCTCGCCGACGCCGAGAAACACCCGGATCGCTACGACGTTGAAGACGTGATGGTGATGCGCGAGGAACTGGTCGGGCTCCGCTCCCTGATCATCGAAGACCCCGAAGATCTTACCGCCCGCGTCGCCGAGATCCGCTGCGTCTTCGACGAGTACGAGCAGGCTAAACGTGATCTCTCAGGCGGCAACCTCCGTCTGGTGGTCTCGATCGCCAAAAAATATCGCAACCGCGGCCTCTCGTTCCTGGACATCATCCAGGAAGGCAACACCGGCCTGATGCGCGCGGTCGACAAGTACGAGTACAAGCGTGGTTACAAGTTCTCCACGTACGCTACTTGGTGGATCCGTCAGGCCATCACTCGCGCCATCGCCGACCACGCCCGCACCATCCGTATCCCGGTGCACATGATCGAGACGATGAGCAAGCTGCGCAACATCGCCAAGAACCTGCTGCAGGAGCTTAAGCGCGAGCCCACCATCGAAGAGATCGCCGAGGCCGCCAAGATGCCGATCGTTGAGGCTCGCCGTGTGATGAAGATCAGCCGGCACCCCATCAGCCTCGATCGCCCCGTCGGCGAGAGCGAAGACTCCTACTTCGGCGACTTCATCGAGGACGAGCACGCGACCAACCCGTCCGAGACGGCGACCAGCGACATGCTCCGCTCCCGCATCGAGCAGGTGCTCAAGACCCTCACCTACCGGGAGCGCGAGATCATCAAGCTCCGCTACGGTATCGGCGACGGCTACACCTACACCCTCGAAGAGGTTGGCCGCATCTTCAAGGTCACCCGCGAGCGTGTCCGCCAGGTCGAAGCCAAGGCGATCCGCAAGCTCCAGCACCCGGTCCGCAGCCGCAAGCTCGTCGGCTTCCTCTCCGGCGACGAGAACGATGACGACATGCTCGAGTAG
- a CDS encoding glycosyltransferase yields the protein METPRPKARRRQALNPARKISSAQRPRVSIIIPCFHAGDTLESTLCSVLDQGYADLEILVVDGGSRDQTLDVLDRYEAQINWFDSHTDTGPAEAINRAMEVATGSIIGFLDADALLMPQVLSEVARRMGDSDGASWLIGQAVGLDECGQLADPLLPVRGLRLSSFLRHTQGDPVRGAVFYKRSLLDQAGPLDPRLRFAWTFELHARLLAQGFEPSIIGRGLSAIRVNENASVMRSVRKGQERVAVGRRYLGEIDPRDRYAVWKSCDDRSKIYALALAELDPSSASRYLWDEARRQPWWVSDPVYREQLIAAAAPAEPAASYRLAA from the coding sequence ATGGAAACACCACGACCCAAAGCACGTCGCCGACAGGCGCTCAATCCCGCCCGGAAGATCAGTTCCGCCCAGCGACCGCGGGTCTCGATCATCATCCCCTGCTTCCACGCCGGGGACACCCTCGAAAGCACCCTATGCTCGGTGCTGGACCAGGGTTATGCCGACCTCGAAATCCTCGTCGTCGATGGCGGGTCGCGTGATCAGACCCTCGATGTCCTGGATCGCTACGAGGCCCAGATCAACTGGTTCGACTCCCACACCGACACCGGACCCGCCGAGGCGATCAATCGTGCGATGGAAGTCGCCACCGGATCAATCATCGGCTTCCTCGACGCCGACGCGCTGCTGATGCCGCAGGTGCTCAGCGAAGTCGCCAGACGGATGGGCGATTCCGATGGCGCTTCCTGGCTGATCGGACAAGCGGTTGGCCTTGACGAGTGTGGGCAACTGGCTGACCCGCTCCTCCCGGTACGCGGGCTCCGACTCTCGTCTTTCCTCCGGCACACCCAAGGCGACCCGGTCCGCGGCGCGGTCTTCTACAAGCGGAGTCTGCTGGATCAGGCCGGCCCGCTTGACCCACGCCTCCGCTTTGCCTGGACGTTTGAACTGCACGCCCGGCTGCTCGCGCAGGGCTTCGAGCCGAGCATCATCGGTCGAGGTCTATCAGCGATCCGTGTCAACGAAAACGCTTCGGTCATGCGCTCCGTGCGCAAGGGCCAGGAACGTGTCGCGGTTGGTCGGCGGTATCTTGGCGAGATCGATCCACGAGATCGCTACGCCGTCTGGAAGAGCTGTGATGATCGTTCAAAGATCTACGCCCTGGCCCTGGCCGAGCTCGACCCGAGCAGCGCCAGTCGCTACCTCTGGGATGAGGCACGTCGCCAGCCCTGGTGGGTGAGCGATCCGGTTTATCGCGAGCAACTCATTGCCGCGGCGGCGCCTGCCGAGCCAGCGGCCTCGTACCGCCTCGCGGCCTGA
- a CDS encoding glycosyltransferase family 2 protein yields MTAPRLSVVIPSFNQADYLAATLDSVLDQRYPNLQLMVIDGGSTDGSTDIIRHYAPHLDLAISEPDNGQTHAINKGLRHADGDLVTWVCSDDTLLPGSLDAVANLKQAQPQARWVAGRCQQIDQHGEPILIEPRSRDISLRTALLRTPTRPFHFPQPGVWWDPKLHHQHGYLDESLHYAMDFAWWLTLLKEGHHPVIIDQPLATYRMHPQSKTCAHPSGFIGDHVTVERAFARDLSWSERVSVFRRTAYQQRAAYLETLPRRPWIEILTHPWWLLSQQVRAHLWHGPPHTRVA; encoded by the coding sequence ATGACCGCCCCACGCCTCAGCGTCGTCATCCCCAGCTTCAACCAGGCTGACTACCTCGCCGCCACCCTCGACAGCGTGCTGGATCAGCGCTACCCCAACCTCCAACTCATGGTGATCGATGGCGGCTCCACCGACGGCTCGACAGACATCATCCGCCACTACGCCCCGCACCTCGACCTCGCCATCTCCGAACCCGACAACGGCCAGACCCACGCCATCAACAAAGGACTCCGCCACGCCGACGGCGACCTCGTCACCTGGGTCTGCTCCGATGACACCCTCCTCCCCGGTTCACTCGACGCCGTTGCCAACCTCAAGCAAGCACAACCCCAGGCACGCTGGGTCGCCGGACGCTGCCAGCAGATCGATCAGCACGGCGAACCCATCCTCATCGAACCCCGTTCCCGCGACATATCCCTCCGCACCGCGCTACTCCGAACACCCACCCGCCCCTTTCACTTCCCCCAACCCGGCGTCTGGTGGGACCCCAAACTCCACCACCAACACGGCTACCTCGACGAGTCTCTCCACTACGCCATGGACTTCGCCTGGTGGCTTACCCTCCTCAAAGAAGGCCACCACCCGGTCATCATCGACCAGCCTCTCGCCACTTACCGCATGCATCCGCAGAGTAAAACGTGCGCGCATCCGAGCGGATTTATCGGGGATCACGTCACCGTTGAGCGCGCTTTTGCGCGTGATTTAAGCTGGTCCGAGCGCGTTTCCGTATTCCGGCGCACAGCCTACCAGCAGCGCGCCGCTTACCTCGAAACCCTGCCCCGCAGGCCCTGGATCGAGATTCTGACCCACCCATGGTGGCTCCTCTCACAACAGGTGCGCGCACACCTCTGGCATGGACCACCCCACACCCGCGTCGCCTAA
- a CDS encoding glycosyltransferase family 2 protein yields MPTPISAIVIARNERDHLERCLPALAFVDELIVIDMGSSDGSIDTARRFADHVFHVDPAPIAEPTRAAAAKIARHDWILLVDPDETIPEQLAAQMRMMLEAEPGAGAFSLPMKFYFKGKRLDGTVWGTLTWKQRLIHRDRCAVLPWANRLTRIRDGFEDRRVPADDHNPMQHFWSDSYTELLRRHLTRYAHTEAKALAGNGLRFTFRRALTRPFIEIYRSLRDFDGWRIGPRGFLLSAIYFLYTLASEWLVLRYQGAAKPTEHSEAQNLPELRPDQATPTRRAA; encoded by the coding sequence ATGCCCACGCCCATCTCCGCTATCGTCATCGCCCGCAACGAGCGAGACCATCTCGAACGATGCCTGCCCGCGCTCGCCTTCGTCGATGAACTGATCGTCATCGACATGGGCTCGAGCGATGGCTCAATCGACACCGCTCGCCGCTTCGCCGACCACGTCTTCCACGTCGACCCCGCACCTATCGCCGAACCCACCCGCGCCGCTGCGGCAAAGATCGCTCGCCACGACTGGATCCTCTTGGTTGATCCCGATGAAACCATCCCCGAGCAGCTCGCAGCCCAGATGCGAATGATGCTCGAAGCCGAACCCGGCGCCGGCGCGTTCTCGTTACCCATGAAGTTCTACTTCAAAGGCAAGCGACTCGACGGCACCGTCTGGGGAACCCTCACCTGGAAGCAGCGTCTCATCCACCGTGATCGATGCGCTGTGTTGCCCTGGGCCAACCGTCTCACACGTATCCGTGACGGCTTCGAGGACAGACGGGTCCCCGCCGACGACCACAACCCGATGCAGCACTTCTGGTCCGACAGCTACACCGAACTCCTCCGCCGCCACCTCACCCGCTACGCCCACACCGAGGCCAAAGCCCTCGCAGGCAACGGCCTGCGCTTCACATTCCGCCGCGCCCTGACCCGACCCTTCATCGAGATCTACCGCAGCCTCCGCGACTTTGACGGCTGGCGCATCGGTCCCCGCGGCTTCCTCCTCTCCGCGATCTACTTCCTCTACACCCTCGCCAGCGAGTGGCTGGTCCTCCGTTACCAGGGAGCCGCCAAACCCACCGAGCACAGCGAAGCTCAGAACCTCCCCGAGCTAAGACCGGATCAAGCAACACCAACCCGCCGCGCCGCCTGA
- a CDS encoding glycosyltransferase — MVDGGFREQFHAIDFMAAQDLPHEDVELLWVEYGGAIHTDLQNRLSQHPNFRAITLGRNDTYHASRCFNRGITEARGEVLVIIDADVIVEPDFLSRLWQDHQRTDNLAVYCYRYNEAREDHREQVDIEHLRSVCTITNPSNHGACLSIRKKHLLAINGYDTHPIFATGFHANCLDVYTRLKAQGVMARWNPDIKLFHPWHPSTAEHSINYQPQVHTSGWRARNLKFLPFRGIDPTLNTDPPPGLLKHLDWVRQQWMPWHQRIRHKVRNRLKLAA, encoded by the coding sequence ATGGTCGACGGCGGATTCCGCGAACAGTTCCACGCCATCGACTTCATGGCAGCTCAAGACCTGCCGCATGAGGACGTCGAACTCCTCTGGGTCGAGTACGGCGGCGCCATCCACACCGACCTCCAGAACCGCCTCAGTCAGCACCCCAACTTCCGCGCCATCACTCTGGGCCGCAACGACACCTACCACGCCTCCCGCTGCTTTAACCGCGGCATCACCGAAGCCCGTGGCGAAGTCCTCGTCATCATCGACGCCGACGTGATCGTCGAACCCGACTTCCTCAGCAGGCTATGGCAGGACCACCAACGGACCGACAACCTCGCCGTCTATTGCTACCGCTACAACGAGGCCAGAGAGGATCACCGCGAGCAGGTTGATATCGAGCATCTCCGATCCGTCTGCACCATCACCAACCCCTCCAACCACGGCGCCTGCCTCTCCATCCGCAAGAAACACCTGCTCGCCATCAACGGCTACGACACCCATCCCATCTTCGCCACCGGCTTCCACGCCAACTGTCTCGACGTCTACACCCGCCTCAAGGCCCAAGGCGTCATGGCCCGCTGGAACCCCGATATCAAGCTCTTTCATCCCTGGCACCCCTCCACCGCCGAACACTCCATCAACTACCAGCCGCAGGTCCACACCTCCGGCTGGCGCGCCAGGAACCTGAAGTTCCTCCCCTTCCGCGGCATCGACCCGACCCTCAACACCGACCCGCCCCCCGGACTGCTCAAGCACCTCGACTGGGTCCGTCAACAGTGGATGCCCTGGCACCAGCGAATCCGTCACAAGGTACGCAATCGCCTGAAACTGGCGGCGTGA
- a CDS encoding sulfotransferase, which yields MTSTTPEKPEHRLIFLVSQPRAGSTLLQRMLGTHPDIATVGEPWLALHALLPIRPDLWDARFKTATFTRAFDALPEGRLAYIETARHGLMARYNAWCDQQNASVFMDKTPRYYLVLRELRELFPEARIILLIRNPLAVLCSIVNTWVGDRWYHLYDSADDLLAAPNLLAEAIQTPGVVDQILHYESLVASPQETLRKLLANLDIPWDDSVLNYARSGSLPWALGDPTNAHQKLSPDAAHADRWSYSLSDAQLWRCARDYLDELSDHTLSTLGYRRDQLRIPIEAHRPNWSQRITTTSLSDLLARDPAIRSSWARHNLTLLNRVRELGWLGTIADAGHRISRKTRRRLTSPIRLAGNIAASPTPPNPMTPSGDPPPVESDPEHEPQHHGTQDHGPHGRRRIPRTVPRHRLHGSSRPAA from the coding sequence ATGACCAGCACAACACCCGAAAAACCCGAACATCGACTGATCTTCCTCGTCTCCCAGCCTCGCGCCGGCTCAACACTACTACAACGCATGCTCGGTACTCATCCCGACATTGCCACCGTCGGCGAACCCTGGCTCGCGCTCCACGCCCTACTCCCCATACGACCGGACCTCTGGGATGCCCGATTTAAGACCGCCACCTTTACGAGAGCCTTCGATGCTCTCCCCGAAGGACGACTTGCATACATCGAGACCGCCCGACACGGACTCATGGCACGCTACAACGCATGGTGCGATCAACAGAACGCCTCGGTCTTCATGGACAAGACACCGAGGTACTACCTCGTTCTCAGAGAACTCCGAGAACTCTTCCCCGAAGCAAGAATCATCCTGCTCATCCGAAATCCTCTCGCTGTCCTCTGTTCGATCGTCAACACCTGGGTCGGTGATCGCTGGTATCACCTCTATGACTCCGCTGACGACCTGCTCGCTGCGCCCAACCTGCTCGCAGAAGCCATTCAGACACCGGGCGTCGTCGACCAGATCTTGCACTATGAAAGCCTCGTTGCTTCACCCCAGGAAACACTCAGGAAACTCCTAGCGAATCTCGACATCCCCTGGGACGACAGCGTGCTCAACTACGCCCGGTCAGGCTCACTCCCATGGGCCCTCGGCGACCCCACCAACGCGCATCAGAAACTCTCACCCGATGCCGCACACGCAGATCGCTGGTCCTATTCGCTCTCGGATGCTCAGCTCTGGCGATGTGCGAGGGACTACCTTGACGAACTCAGCGACCACACCCTCTCAACACTCGGATACCGCCGCGATCAACTACGAATCCCCATCGAGGCCCATCGCCCGAACTGGTCCCAGCGGATTACGACAACATCACTTAGCGATCTGCTCGCCCGCGACCCAGCGATCCGCTCATCATGGGCTCGCCATAACCTCACCTTGCTCAACCGCGTCCGAGAACTCGGATGGCTGGGAACGATCGCTGATGCAGGTCATCGCATCTCACGCAAGACCCGTCGCCGCCTGACAAGCCCCATAAGACTAGCAGGGAACATCGCTGCATCACCCACTCCACCCAACCCGATGACCCCCTCTGGCGACCCGCCGCCTGTTGAGAGTGATCCGGAGCATGAGCCACAACACCACGGAACCCAAGATCACGGTCCTCATGGTCGACGGCGGATTCCGCGAACAGTTCCACGCCATCGACTTCATGGCAGCTCAAGACCTGCCGCATGA